One Megalopta genalis isolate 19385.01 unplaced genomic scaffold, iyMegGena1_principal scaffold0250, whole genome shotgun sequence DNA window includes the following coding sequences:
- the LOC117221564 gene encoding uncharacterized protein LOC117221564 isoform X2, with translation MKNNPSIVAQVDVTTDEENTSEQLLDRAVRCALWLRKEGVKKGGVIAISMHNHPDCFVPCIAALFIGVIFNPWDPGMNTNLARHFMRLTEPRVVFANERSTGVIFYIYAARIEGFELKVVTFGDYVGTLSFADVLEGHPRSAVTSFRCENVELGDTAQILVSSGTTGLSKGVELSHRMILLNLVDNAAVHLTVMATPLWFSTLCWISGILCNLKIFSTSARKIIGPDFEPQKVCELVEKYKGLRSLGYPHLAIFLYPGMDVDGQ, from the exons ATGAAGAATAATCCGAGTATAGTTGCGCAG GTGGACGTTACCACGGACGAAGAAAATACATCCGAGCAGCTGCTGGATAGAGCAGTGAGATGCGCCCTTTGGTTGAGGAAAGAAGGCGTCAAGAAGGGAGGCGTCATCGCAATTTCCATGCACAACCATCCCGACTGCTTCGTTCCGTGCATCGCCGCGCTTTTCATCGGTGTGATATTCAACCCCTGGGATCCGGGGATGAATACCA ATCTGGCGCGCCACTTCATGAGATTGACGGAGCCGAGGGTGGTTTTCGCGAACGAAAGATCGACGGGGGTTATATTTTACATATACGCGGCGAGGATCGAAGGCTTCGAGCTGAAGGTGGTCACGTTCGGCGATTATGTCGGCACCCTGTCTTTCGCGGACGTTCTGGAGGGTCACCCGCGATCCGCTGTGACGAGTTTCCGTTGCGAGAACGTCGAACTCGGCGATACGGCGCAGATACTCGTCTCTTCCGGCACCACCGGTTTGTCAAAGGGCGTCGAGCTGTCCCATAGAATGATCCTCTTGAACTTGGTAGACAATGCAGCGGTGCATCTAACTGTGATGGCGACGCCGTTGTGGTTCAGCACCCTGTGCTGGATCAGCGGCATTCTGTGCAACCTTAAGATCTTCTCTACCTCCGCGAGGAAGATAATCGGGCCGGATTTCGAGCCGCAGAAGGTGTGCGAACTCGTGGAGAAGTATaag ggccttcggtccctgggttatccacatctggcgATTTTCCTCTACCCAGGGATGGACGTAGATGGTCAATAA
- the LOC117221564 gene encoding uncharacterized protein LOC117221564 isoform X1, whose product MKNNPSIVAQVDVTTDEENTSEQLLDRAVRCALWLRKEGVKKGGVIAISMHNHPDCFVPCIAALFIGVIFNPWDPGMNTNLARHFMRLTEPRVVFANERSTGVIFYIYAARIEGFELKVVTFGDYVGTLSFADVLEGHPRSAVTSFRCENVELGDTAQILVSSGTTGLSKGVELSHRMILLNLVDNAAVHLTVMATPLWFSTLCWISGILCNLKIFSTSARKIIGPDFEPQKVCELVEKYKLEMPVRGWCHLEAGISGHVARVFAACASGARLRHDGIGGRRCISKSKEYQRFLRNGVHQL is encoded by the exons ATGAAGAATAATCCGAGTATAGTTGCGCAG GTGGACGTTACCACGGACGAAGAAAATACATCCGAGCAGCTGCTGGATAGAGCAGTGAGATGCGCCCTTTGGTTGAGGAAAGAAGGCGTCAAGAAGGGAGGCGTCATCGCAATTTCCATGCACAACCATCCCGACTGCTTCGTTCCGTGCATCGCCGCGCTTTTCATCGGTGTGATATTCAACCCCTGGGATCCGGGGATGAATACCA ATCTGGCGCGCCACTTCATGAGATTGACGGAGCCGAGGGTGGTTTTCGCGAACGAAAGATCGACGGGGGTTATATTTTACATATACGCGGCGAGGATCGAAGGCTTCGAGCTGAAGGTGGTCACGTTCGGCGATTATGTCGGCACCCTGTCTTTCGCGGACGTTCTGGAGGGTCACCCGCGATCCGCTGTGACGAGTTTCCGTTGCGAGAACGTCGAACTCGGCGATACGGCGCAGATACTCGTCTCTTCCGGCACCACCGGTTTGTCAAAGGGCGTCGAGCTGTCCCATAGAATGATCCTCTTGAACTTGGTAGACAATGCAGCGGTGCATCTAACTGTGATGGCGACGCCGTTGTGGTTCAGCACCCTGTGCTGGATCAGCGGCATTCTGTGCAACCTTAAGATCTTCTCTACCTCCGCGAGGAAGATAATCGGGCCGGATTTCGAGCCGCAGAAGGTGTGCGAACTCGTGGAGAAGTATaag CTTGAAATGCCTGTTCGTGGGTGGTGCCATCTTGAAGCAGGAATCTCAGGACATGTTGCGAGAGTATTTGCCGCATGCGCTAGTGGCGCAAGGTTACG GCATGACGGAATTGGGGGGCGCCGTTGCATCTCAAAATCCAAAGAGTACCAGCGGTTCCTGCGGAACGGTGTCCATCAATTGTGA
- the LOC117221564 gene encoding uncharacterized protein LOC117221564 isoform X5, whose protein sequence is MKNNPSIVAQVDVTTDEENTSEQLLDRAVRCALWLRKEGVKKGGVIAISMHNHPDCFVPCIAALFIGVIFNPWDPGMNTNLARHFMRLTEPRVVFANERSTGVIFYIYAARIEGFELKVVTFGDYVGTLSFADVLEGHPRSAVTSFRCENVELGDTAQILVSSGTTGLSKGVELSHRMILLNLVDNAAVHLTVMATPLWFSTLCWISGILCNLKIFSTSARKIIGPDFEPQKVCELVEKYKA, encoded by the exons ATGAAGAATAATCCGAGTATAGTTGCGCAG GTGGACGTTACCACGGACGAAGAAAATACATCCGAGCAGCTGCTGGATAGAGCAGTGAGATGCGCCCTTTGGTTGAGGAAAGAAGGCGTCAAGAAGGGAGGCGTCATCGCAATTTCCATGCACAACCATCCCGACTGCTTCGTTCCGTGCATCGCCGCGCTTTTCATCGGTGTGATATTCAACCCCTGGGATCCGGGGATGAATACCA ATCTGGCGCGCCACTTCATGAGATTGACGGAGCCGAGGGTGGTTTTCGCGAACGAAAGATCGACGGGGGTTATATTTTACATATACGCGGCGAGGATCGAAGGCTTCGAGCTGAAGGTGGTCACGTTCGGCGATTATGTCGGCACCCTGTCTTTCGCGGACGTTCTGGAGGGTCACCCGCGATCCGCTGTGACGAGTTTCCGTTGCGAGAACGTCGAACTCGGCGATACGGCGCAGATACTCGTCTCTTCCGGCACCACCGGTTTGTCAAAGGGCGTCGAGCTGTCCCATAGAATGATCCTCTTGAACTTGGTAGACAATGCAGCGGTGCATCTAACTGTGATGGCGACGCCGTTGTGGTTCAGCACCCTGTGCTGGATCAGCGGCATTCTGTGCAACCTTAAGATCTTCTCTACCTCCGCGAGGAAGATAATCGGGCCGGATTTCGAGCCGCAGAAGGTGTGCGAACTCGTGGAGAAGTATaag GCATGA
- the LOC117221564 gene encoding uncharacterized protein LOC117221564 isoform X4 yields the protein MKNNPSIVAQVDVTTDEENTSEQLLDRAVRCALWLRKEGVKKGGVIAISMHNHPDCFVPCIAALFIGVIFNPWDPGMNTNLARHFMRLTEPRVVFANERSTGVIFYIYAARIEGFELKVVTFGDYVGTLSFADVLEGHPRSAVTSFRCENVELGDTAQILVSSGTTGLSKGVELSHRMILLNLVDNAAVHLTVMATPLWFSTLCWISGILCNLKIFSTSARKIIGPDFEPQKVCELVEKYKSRGYF from the exons ATGAAGAATAATCCGAGTATAGTTGCGCAG GTGGACGTTACCACGGACGAAGAAAATACATCCGAGCAGCTGCTGGATAGAGCAGTGAGATGCGCCCTTTGGTTGAGGAAAGAAGGCGTCAAGAAGGGAGGCGTCATCGCAATTTCCATGCACAACCATCCCGACTGCTTCGTTCCGTGCATCGCCGCGCTTTTCATCGGTGTGATATTCAACCCCTGGGATCCGGGGATGAATACCA ATCTGGCGCGCCACTTCATGAGATTGACGGAGCCGAGGGTGGTTTTCGCGAACGAAAGATCGACGGGGGTTATATTTTACATATACGCGGCGAGGATCGAAGGCTTCGAGCTGAAGGTGGTCACGTTCGGCGATTATGTCGGCACCCTGTCTTTCGCGGACGTTCTGGAGGGTCACCCGCGATCCGCTGTGACGAGTTTCCGTTGCGAGAACGTCGAACTCGGCGATACGGCGCAGATACTCGTCTCTTCCGGCACCACCGGTTTGTCAAAGGGCGTCGAGCTGTCCCATAGAATGATCCTCTTGAACTTGGTAGACAATGCAGCGGTGCATCTAACTGTGATGGCGACGCCGTTGTGGTTCAGCACCCTGTGCTGGATCAGCGGCATTCTGTGCAACCTTAAGATCTTCTCTACCTCCGCGAGGAAGATAATCGGGCCGGATTTCGAGCCGCAGAAGGTGTGCGAACTCGTGGAGAAGTATaag TCACGTGGTTATTTCTGA
- the LOC117221564 gene encoding uncharacterized protein LOC117221564 isoform X3, with product MHNHPDCFVPCIAALFIGVIFNPWDPGMNTNLARHFMRLTEPRVVFANERSTGVIFYIYAARIEGFELKVVTFGDYVGTLSFADVLEGHPRSAVTSFRCENVELGDTAQILVSSGTTGLSKGVELSHRMILLNLVDNAAVHLTVMATPLWFSTLCWISGILCNLKIFSTSARKIIGPDFEPQKVCELVEKYKLEMPVRGWCHLEAGISGHVARVFAACASGARLRHDGIGGRRCISKSKEYQRFLRNGVHQL from the exons ATGCACAACCATCCCGACTGCTTCGTTCCGTGCATCGCCGCGCTTTTCATCGGTGTGATATTCAACCCCTGGGATCCGGGGATGAATACCA ATCTGGCGCGCCACTTCATGAGATTGACGGAGCCGAGGGTGGTTTTCGCGAACGAAAGATCGACGGGGGTTATATTTTACATATACGCGGCGAGGATCGAAGGCTTCGAGCTGAAGGTGGTCACGTTCGGCGATTATGTCGGCACCCTGTCTTTCGCGGACGTTCTGGAGGGTCACCCGCGATCCGCTGTGACGAGTTTCCGTTGCGAGAACGTCGAACTCGGCGATACGGCGCAGATACTCGTCTCTTCCGGCACCACCGGTTTGTCAAAGGGCGTCGAGCTGTCCCATAGAATGATCCTCTTGAACTTGGTAGACAATGCAGCGGTGCATCTAACTGTGATGGCGACGCCGTTGTGGTTCAGCACCCTGTGCTGGATCAGCGGCATTCTGTGCAACCTTAAGATCTTCTCTACCTCCGCGAGGAAGATAATCGGGCCGGATTTCGAGCCGCAGAAGGTGTGCGAACTCGTGGAGAAGTATaag CTTGAAATGCCTGTTCGTGGGTGGTGCCATCTTGAAGCAGGAATCTCAGGACATGTTGCGAGAGTATTTGCCGCATGCGCTAGTGGCGCAAGGTTACG GCATGACGGAATTGGGGGGCGCCGTTGCATCTCAAAATCCAAAGAGTACCAGCGGTTCCTGCGGAACGGTGTCCATCAATTGTGA